The DNA region GAGAAATCATCATTCTTGGGTCATCCTCTTCCGGGAAGCCTCCTCCATCAGACTAGGTTGATGGTGACCCTAATGCTAGTTCGCAGCTACGGAATTGGAGGATCTTGACTTCATAGCTTGCTATGAGAAGTTCGTTCTGGAGTCGATGGACAAGCAGCTGACGGTATCCTCAATGTTAAAGGAGCAGCTTGGAGAATTCCTCTGTCGTGGGCACATGAAACATGTTTGACTGCTGGAAGCACATCGGGAAGAACTGCATGGAGTGGAAGCTCGATGGGCTGAAGCGGTGGGGTGGCGGTGCCTCGGAGTGGAAAGGAATGCAATTGCTGAAAGAATATCAGCACAGCAGTAAAGAGGATCTGGCCGCAACTCCTGCAGAATTTACTGGAGATGCTCGATGAGGTGTCGTGTTTCGATCCAGCGCTCATTCAAGGATTTAATCTGCTCTCCAATGGCGCTGCCAACCAAGCGAGCGATGCTGCTCCTCGAGAGGGTAACAGAGATGGTCAGCCACTCCAAGCGGGTAACGAGGATGAACGGTTGGTTCAAGCCTCAAGGTGATCGTCACATGAGCAAGCAGTTGTCCCCGATTGCCTGATGTGAACATTGATAATGCTATGATTTGTGATTCTCTTTTTGGCTAGGATGTAGGTGTAAGGAAGTGATTCTGTGTTTTGTCTGGCTTCGTGTTCTATTTCAATATAGATTCTGGAGTTTGTGTGTTTTAGTAAGTAGTTTGTGTTAAGGTCTAGTAAGTGGTGACCATTTCGACACCAGTTTCATAATTGCTACAAGTTTGCTCAGTGATcgtttattaatttttgtgCAGCTCCTTCATCAGGAAGTGTATCTTGTAATATTGTTGCAGGGGACTATCTAAAGTGTCATTATTGGAAGTGTTCTTTCTTGAACGTGCTTTTTTGAGGGAGTCTTTGATGCCGTTGAAAAGAGTTTACTTCCTCAAACGGGCTCCTTTAGAGGATTCTTTGATTTTATCGAACCAGTTCACTTTCTCGCACGAGCTCCTTTGGAGGAGTCTTCGATCTTGAGTTCACTTTCTCGGACGAGCTCCTTTACAAGAGTCTTTGATTTTGTCGAACAAATTCACTTTCTCGCACGGCCACGAGCTCCTTTAGAGGAGTCTTTAATTTTATCGAACGAGTTCACTTTCTTGCACGGCTTCCTTCGGGGAGTCTTTCATAatccatgcgagtttacttttctcgcaagGATTGTGTTCTACTTGCCTGTCAATGGAAGGTCTTTGATAATTTTTGTCACGAGGTCTTAGCCGTGCACATCCCTAGTGTAAAGCACAGAAAAGAAGTTGGAATGGATGCACTATTTTGGCTTGGGCTCAGACATTGCTTTCCCGGCTGGTGATAGCAGCGGAGGCGGTGAGATGCTCATCGTGACATCATTGAAACCTCGATCTGATTTCCCTTTCTGGTTGTCCTATTGCttttgttctctctctctctctctctctctcacttgtATTAATTCTGACAATTTTCCTTCACATTTGCCAAAATCTGATCCAACAATTCTCCACCTGACCAACGAATCACCTTCATGACATGGACGAACAGCTGTTTCTCCTACTTGTCGCAGCCCAGTGAGCGTCTCCACGAATTGTGAAAAAGCCCTGTTGTACATCAATGATTTTCTCCCTTTCTTCGGCAGTTGTGGAATCGGACAACATTCTGTTGAACTCCACAACCAGAGCAAACGCAGCAGCAGTAGTCTTGAAGATAGTAGCCGATGTTGAGCAACCGGACAACATTCTCGTGACATCCACAACCAGAGAGCGAATGCAGCGGCAGCAGTAGTCTCGAGGATACGATCGCCAACGTTGAATCAAATCCATAGAAAGCCGTTGTTGCAAGCCATGGACAGAAAAGTGGTGGTGTTTGACGGATCAAACACCTTGCCTTTGTcgggtgctagcggccaagtGCATGCTCCTGCTTCTTGTGCCTCTGCGCGAAAGGAGAATCCTCGCGTCCATGATGGCAAATCCGATGAAGAATGGCCAGATCCTTGTTCCACTGTCGCTTGAAGAACACATATTGCAGATCGAACGTCCAAGTTCTTCTCGTCCGTCGTCTTCTTTGACCTTtgaattctctctctctcgttggCAGTTGCAtatggaagaaaagaagatgaCAAGGGGTCCATGTTTGCCTTCATCACCCACTCTGATATTGGGAATTACCTTTTGCTCAAAATCAGGAATTCTCCCCGATTTTCCCACAGACGGCGCCAAGTGATAGTGTTGGGGAAAAACGGGCCCTCCATTCTCCTCCCTCCATTGTATATATGAGGACATCCCCTCATGACAGTTACATGGTTGTCTTGTGTCTTGTACAGTAGAGGAACATTGGTTTCCATTACCAAACCGTTTACTTTTGTCAGGCTCGGGCTTGTCTGTTTGAACCTTTTCGGGGCCCCATCATGGGTGGCCCATCAGCTCAATCGAGGATATCTCGTGGCCGCGCTGAAATAGATGAATGCGGACCTAGACATGCAGGTATGATGTGCTCCTCACTTAAGTCAACTCAAAATTTGGACAAAACAAAGGTTActgtaaaatttcatttaaccTGCAAGCGAAGCTATTAGGCCTATGTTCAACTCAAAAGCTTGAGTCAGTAGGTTATGACACTCAATATTTTATAAAGCCCTacatttctctttaattttttcacgTGAGACAATCTCTCTCAATACCCGCCATTAGGCCCATTTTCAACTCAAAATCTCGAACCAATAGGTTGTGTtacccaatctcttataaacccatggatttcttttaattttttcatatgtTGCAATCTCCCTCCCTCACGTGGCAACATATGGTCTTTCTCACCCTTTATTTACATGTGTCGTGTGAACACATAAGCACCCGCTCTCAATAATTTACCTCTAGTCGGGCTCTCCTCTTTTCGAGACCCGGGCCTTAACTATCTCGAGGTGGGTTTTTTCTTCTACACTGAACGAGGGGGGTCAAACCAACTGCGAACCGAGCTTCCACTTCCGGACTCGAACTTCATTGACCTCGAGTTTCACACTCGGACCTAAAGTAGTATGAGTCCCCTTACGAACGCGCAAAAGCTTAACTCACTTTGATACCATGTCAAATTTCACCGGACTTATAAGTTATTAAACCCATTTTCGATCCAAAATCTCGAGCCAGTAAATTATGATACCAACTTCTTATAAAagtttctctttaatttttgcttGTGATACAATCTCTCTCACTCTCAACAGTTACTGTCGAGCTGAGGAGTGCGCATGCATGCATGACAGTGAGACCCCATCCAATTTGCACTCATTGGCTGGCCAAACCAATCATCAGAAACTGGCGGTTCCACCACGTCGCATCGTGATGGAACCGCCACGATAGCAGCTTAGTTTAGCATTCATCCGTCTTAGTTTTAAGAGCtctaagaaaaataattttcctaGGGAAATGCCGATCTCTAGAATCGCCATAGTTTCTCTCGCCGAGGCTGGCCGGGCTGGCGCACTCAAAGCGGCTATCTCCGAGTTCATTTTGGCGATCATTTTTGTTTTCGCAGGGGAAGGATCGGGCATGGCTTTCAGTAAGAATCCATCCCAAGTCTTTGCTTCCAAGTGCAATTTTATAGCCAAACGAGACGATCGAAACTGTTGACGACCTCGCTAAGTTATCAGTTGTGATATTGCTTAAGTAATAAATATGGTTGCATGGATAATTAATCAGATAAGAGTATCCCATTTAATGTGGTTCCTCAAAGAAACTGAATAGATTTTTGATGACTCGCAGACAAGCTCACAGACAATGGCTCATCGACACCAGCAGGGCTTATATCTGCAGCGCTGGCTCATGTCTTCGGATTGGTTGCAGTCGTATCAGCAGGATTTCATATTTCTGGCGGACATGTCAATCCTGCTGTCACGTTCGGCACCTTTGTTGGTGGGCACATCACATTGTTCAGAAGCATTCTGCACTGGATCGCTCAGTGCCTCGGTTCTGTCGTCGCTTGCTTGCTTCACCAGTTCTCAACTGGCGGACTAGTAAGACAGTAACAGACATAGACTATCGTTCACGACTCACGATGGTCCTCACTGACTCCCAAATATCTGTTATTGTCACTGCTGAGTTCTTTGAACATAATGCAGGAAACTCCTGCATTCTCCCTGTCGTCTGGTGTGAGCGCATGGAATGCGTTGGTTTTCGAGATTGTGATGACTTTCGGGCTGCTTTATACAGTGTATGCTACTGCCTTGGACCCGAAGAAGGGTGACATAGGAATCCTCGCACCAATGACAATTGCTTGCATTGCGGGTGCCAACATTTTGGCCGGTGGTGCATTTGAAGGTGCATCCATGAACCCAGCAATATCCTTCGGTCCTGCAGTAGCGAGCAGGTCGTGGGACAGCCACTGGGTCTATTGGCTCGGCCCGTTCCTCGGTGCCAGTATTGCTGCCATAGTCTACAATAACTTGTTCATCAAGCCAAGCACACATGAGACACTGCCCTCCTCAGAGATCTAAGCGTGAGTCTGTCCTTGAGTTCAAGCAATATGGAATAACGCAAACTTATCTACGTCGGGTTTCATTCAGTTGGTCTTTTGCATAGATCTGACCTGTTTTGTTTCACTTTTGATCATTTGAGAGCTCAAAAAGCTTGGAAATTAAGGCCGTGTTTGGTACTAAAAAAGTGAACCACATTTATGTAGCAATTCCACTCCAACACACTTATATTCCACTGCACCAAATGGAATGGccaaaaaagatataaaatttgaaGCAAAAATGGCATGCTCTGATTCTTTTTGTTCCATTTACATAACCATTCTTTCCCAAAAAATAGATAACAGAAGCAAATCACAAAAATGTACTCGAGGTATAAAGCCGATGCCAGCCCAGAATAAAGTGTTTACAAGAAAGGAGTGCAATAACACAGATGAAATTACAATCTCTCTAAAGGGAAACCATGCTCTGCAGAGACATATAGAGGTCTTGTACATTCCATGAAATACAAGAAAACCTGAGTTTGACTTACATTGGGATGCTAACTTTGTCGATTTTCCAGTACTTGAAGAATTGTTTTGCCGTTAAACCTCGAGAACGATCTGCCGACATAAACCAAATGAAGTTACGTTGGAGCTATCATGTCGATATTCAATATTATAGCAATAACACGAGTTCCTTCCACTGTTTATCATACCACTTTACATGGTGTTTAGAAATGTAAAGTAATAATAATGTTGGGCTCGCCTTCATTCTTTCTTATTTCTATGGGACTTTCCAAGCTTCGACCGGCGCTGCTTGAACAAATGCAAGTATAGTTTCAACCATAGGAATGGGTAGACCAGAAGCAAAACCTGACAAAATGGTCATACGAACGAGAATTAGAGTGTCTGAAGTCTGAACTCATGGCGAACGTCAGATAGATGAAAAGTTCATTGAAGCATGGAGCATGAATTTACAGCAGCTCCCTCCGGGCATAAAGTCTGTTTACTAATGGGTACCCCTTCAACTGACCCTGAAGGAGACCAAAATGTATAATGAAGAGAAAGAACCATCAAGCATATTAAAAGTAGATATTCAACCAAGATGTAACCTGGGATTCATAAAATTAATGGACCCACGCACCTCGGAAATATTCACAGAACTTACCCTGAGAAAATCATAGTAATTGAAGGGGAGACCACTGAAAAAATCTGCGTAGAGATTTGTCATCTTTACGATGGGAAGTGCCTTGATCATAATCAACACTGCAAGGCAATAAACGATTATGATAAGAGCCCCAACTTATAGGAGGAAGTTCGTGCTAAGAAATTTCGATCTCAGCTGTTATACTCACTTTCACCAGGCGCCATTCCTAGAGGGTACAGGACGATAAATGCAGTATACCTGGAGGTATGCATGTGCATCAACAGATATTAGAACAGTACATtagtctatatatatctacacCTACGTATTTGTACATGCACAAGAACCGGAGTTCAGTAAGAAGGATTACCGGATGTAAGTAATCCAAGGTGGACAACTTCCCAAAGTATTCAAAGCATAATGCAAATACCTAATAATCTGCATCCATACATCCGCCGTATTAGAGGTGGATTTGGAGAAGATGAGAAGTAAAATGAGATAGACCAGATAAAAATTCAAGCATCGTCTAAATCGAAAAAAACATGTGCCCGTCAGAATAGTAACGCTTTTAAGGCAAGTGAAAATGCAAGAAAAAGCAATATCTGAAGATTTATATGTACTGTACAGAGCAGTAGAATATGAAAGCACAACATCAGTATCTCACCAGAAATCTTTCCAATAGAATAACTCAAAAACCAGCTGGGAGCATTACATACTTGAGTTTTTCGTTTTTCAGTTATCTATGTATCAAAATGCTAGAATGAAAATGTGGGTTTCAGTCAATTAGAGTTGGACAAATCCTTTTACTTATTCACTAAACTAGTCATCAGTTGTGCAGATGTAATTGCATTAGTAACACGGGAAAAATGGTCCCCTGCAGTTACTAATCTTCCTCCATGTAGCTGCATAATATGCAATGGGCAGTGAGTGTAGGAATCGATGTGCAAAAGAGACTCGTCCAACTTACATCACTTAAGGACCAGGCCAAAAAGGTAATGAAAATTGATGGCAGTTGTTGCACCTACAATCAAAGAGAAAAATCAATTGAGGGTACGAATTGAAGAGGACTAGAATTCCAACAATATTATGTGTTAATAATGATGCAGGGGAGAATCGGAGAGGGAATGCAGTAGACCTCGCTGATTCGACGGACTATTGCCAGTAGGAAATGCATCCTCCCACCCCATTGCATAAGCGGAAACAGTACCCCGCTTGGCACAATGCCTTAACATTGCCAGAAGCAAAATGAACATGGGAATCAGAATCAGCTCGGACTAAACTATTGTAGCATCGACAGAAACTGGGGGAAACTATGTATAAAATCGAGAAGTGCGACCTACCTAGAGCTCCATGCAGAACTTCCATAAAAGCAACAGTCTGTAGCAAACCTGTGGCAAAGCAATGCTACCACTGTTGATACGAATCGAGATCGAAAGTACGAAACAGAAACCAGTAGCAGAGTCCATTTTCGATTAGTTAATTAAGATGTTGAGTCTGTCATATATTCAGTGAAGCACTCAAAGACCCGGAAACGGTAACGAGATCTCGTCCATATTGGCATTCTTCCCGACATACTAAACATAGTAAGCAGCacagtaaaatatataaattaaaataatccCCACAGCAATATTAAAATCTTTCACGCATAGGAAAAGACAAATAGGTCATGTAACGAGAAAAACTGACAGATTAGGTCCCCGGCGGCCGCGTAAGAGCCGGCGACGGATTTGGTGGTGGCCAGGCTGATCAGAATGCGGCACAGAGAGACCGCCCTGTCATTGGAGAGGCAAAGAAGAATTGAACGACGGCTCTCGGAGAATGAGAAATCGGTGGCGAATGGCAGAGTTACTCACCATCCGATGGTTTGCAGAGAGTTGTAGGCGAGGAGGTAGAGCTTCACTGGAGAAGACATTGTCGTGAAAGGTGCTGACAGGTTCGGTGGTACTGAGCTCAGTAGGGAAGACTCCCAAACAAttcaggaggaagaagaagaagaagaaggaagaagaagaagaagattagaTAAGAGTATTAATGGTGACAATGGCGCCAACCACCAGGCAAACGCCGTCGTTATGACATGCTTCCTCCGCGGGGAGCTTACGCACCGACTGGGTGCATGAAAAGCCCAGAGTGGTACTTCATTGATATGACTGTGGGCTCTCGTGCACCCGGATCAGTCATCATCTCCAATAGGTTTTCACTGCAACTTCGCAATTGTTCGCGCACTCGACGAGCAGAGCTTTGCCGCCATGAGAGTCACAGGTCTGCCGGCAGTGAAGCTGTAAATTGAGCTATGCGTGCATGAGGACTGGCCGCCATTGATTTCAGAGCTCCATTTCATGTCCGTGCACTCAGAATTAGAATTGAAGAAGGGCACGCAGGTAAATTACGTTACTTGATCGCTCTTCCGACCATTCCAAACTATGAGGAGTTCTATTACATCGTTTAAGCCGTCGCCTTGGTCTTTTGTGTTGCTGCGTTGATCGTTGAACGATGGTAGCTCGACGTTAGCTATTCATTCGGCTTAATGGCATTGCTGTGTATTTGGATTCTCTATGTGTTTAATAAAATGTTTGAGATGGCAACCATCCTAGAATGCCTTTTGCCGCATTCCTAGTCTGGTTTAAGGAAATGTTCGAGGGTGATTACAATCTCCCCTGCTTCCTCTTTGAGCTTTTGATCGACTTTGGCCTGCCTTCTATTTTTAGGCTCCCTTGATGCAAGGAATGAAACCGAAATATGAACGAACTAATGCGGATTGCgttgcatttttcttttttttcccctattcCTTCCTATCCAATGGGACACGAATTATGCCTGATAGTCCATTGGGTGAATAGCAGCAGAAGCCTACTCAAGACACCCTGACAAATGTTTCTGCGAGCATACTTTATGGCTTTGTTCGGATTGTGAGGAAATGCAGGGGATGGGAGGTGAGGGATCTAAATTCTCGAGCGAAGGATAAGTCCCTCTATTCTGGTTTCCTGAATCCAGAATCCATTGTCTGCTTTTGTTTGTGATGTTATGCTCATCTCAGTTGGGGTGTGTTTATTTCACACACAACTTGTATCATGTTAAGAAAGAGAGTTCTTGGATGGTTCGCCTTTGTTTAAACATGTCCCGCGTAAGTGAAAAGAAGAGAATTTCAAGGTTCCGGTTCTTGACATGAGGATAGATTGAAAGCATGCCTTTTCCCCTAACAAATTCGATGCCTACTCTCTCCTCTATACTCATTCTAAGATGTGCTGAAATTGGAACCACTGATTAAGTATAAATGAGAATACAGTGGGAGTTCAAAAAGCTGTTGCACTACTGGGCAAATGGATCTTTTCTGATCGAACATCAGTGGTCTAATATTTACAATTgaagaataaaattttgaaagagAGTTCAATATGCATGATTTGTTATGGAGTTAGTGCTGGGTGTGGTTGTAGAGACTGTTCCCGATTGTTGAATCACATGGCTGGGAGATAGCAGTCCGCGATTACCGCTTCTCCCGTCGAAGAGATAAAATATGGAATTTATCCACTCATTCCGTGATTACTTGGGATTCTCCCATCCTATTCCTTTAGATAGTACTGATAATGAATCTTAACAAAGAGGGCATGGCCGCGTAGGCAATTTAATTTACTCACATTCTCTTTTCATATTTAGTTGCCTCTATGTGCCCTGTCCACCATTTGCATCCGCACTTGCATGAGCAATTAGATGAGACTGAAGAATGCCATTCAGCATGTTgcaaaagtaaaagaaataaGGTAGATCGTCAAGGGCGGggaaaaccaaaaaaagaggaaatctAGCTAAACTGATGTTCACTGTTCtgataggaaaaaaaaaaaaaaaggtggtcTTCAAGGCCAATCAGACTGTAATAGGAATGAAGAGATCAAACAAGAACCCAACAAAATaatgaaatcaaaatattataagttCAAGCTCCAATCAGCCTGTAATAGGAACGAAGAGATCAAAGTtacttacccaaaaaaataaaaagttattaACTCCtcgtaaataataataataataataataaggtaACCTAGCGTCTGATCCTGGTATTGTAGCAGGAGGGACTAGTTCCATGTTTGTGAATATCTCTGCGAACATTTTTTTTAGCACCAAGCTCATGTTCCTTCCCTGGTCATTCTGTGGCTGTGTTATGGTTGTATTTATCAAGAGGAAGATAAGACAGATCAATTATGAATTTCTCAGGAATGGaaacttataaaatttttagttCAGAGAATATCTCACAGAACAAATATTTACCAACACAATAGCTTCCTTGGTAGTTTACAAGGATCCATGAGCTTTGGGAAGTACAAGCACACGGTTGCAGTAGTACAGGCTACAGTAGTAGGATGATTACAGTGACAGTTTCTGCGGTAGTACAGACTACAAAAGATTTAGTGCTATACAGGTCAAGAGCCCCCTCAGAGTTCTGCAGTTAAAAGAGACTCTCTGACAATATCATAACAGGAAAAAAGTTGATCGTTTACGAATGGGAACAGCTTGTTTCCTTCATCATCCATATGCCATAGTGCGTTGGAGCTGTAACCCCATGATGGTGAAGCCATTGGAGGACATGAGAAGTTGCAACCTTCTTCGCTGTAGCAGCCATCATAAACCGATGTCATATTCTTGTCTTCTGACAAAGCAATCTCTTTCCATATATCATCCATGGAGTAGCCCTCTTCGCCCTTCTCCAGTTCCTCACTCTTCTGTTCGGTTGAAACTGTTGTTATACCTCCAGTGTCATAGAAACTTTCTTCCCCAGTCTCTGTTGATTGAATCGACTCAACAGTTGGATTGCCCGATGCAGAAGAGCTATTAGAAGACgatgaggatgaggaggaaGCCGACATAGCCCGCTTCCTCTCTTGGGCTTTTTTCCTCATATGAGTTCTCCAGTAATTCTTTATCTCATTATCTGTTCGTCCAGGTAACTTTCGAGCGATTCTCGACCATCTGCATAGGAGGATTTTTGCCAAATTAAGGCAAAAGAAGCTCAGAATAGGACGATGATATAAAAGGACTGCGAAAATATAAGCCCTGCAAGAGAAGGCCTGACATAGATCATCAAATAAGATTTTAGCTCAGGTTCTTCAACCTATTTCCCCATTTGGAATGAAGTTCGAGCACAAGCCTCTCTTCTTGAGGAGTCATCTTCCCTCTCTTTAGATCCGGGTGAAGGTAATTAACCCAACGCAGCCTGCAGCTCTTTCCTGTTCTGTTCAAACCTACAAAAATTAAACCGTTTGATTAGAACACTAGCTGTTACTGAAACCAGCAATCTACAAAAATTAGCCTACCTATTATTGTCTCCCGCCACCTTCAAACCTGAAACCTTTGCTATAAAGTCCCATCGGCGATCTCCGAACAAGCCCACGAAGCATACCAACTGCAAGTCTTCTTGTTCTGTCCATGGACCTTTTCGGGTTTCTTCTTGGACTGTCTTCATTTCTCCACCCTTATGCAGCTCAACTTTTCCAGAGAAAAGGAGGAATCTGCCCACTTACTAGTACATGAAACCCTGCTGTCCtctactaatatatatatagatggagAGGAATGTTTTCCATTGTTGAGTGAGGGGGTGATAACCCCCTCATCATTATTATATGATGGCTAATCCTCACCTTACAAATGGTAGGCGCACTCATTCTCTGATAGCCCCGTTAATGCATATGACGTCATCCACTATAGTGAAATAACCAAAGCAAGTGATTGATCTGTTGATCTAACTTTCACTAACCTCTGGTTGTGGCAATGAAATACATGcatctttttaaattaatcTCCAGCTCATTCATATGCATCGAGACAATCAGGAAATCATTTGACCAAAAGCAATTATACCTAACGTGTCAGTTTTTCCACTTAATTCGTGGGAAATTAGTGCAGAAGATCTCTGTGACATAGCAATTGAGATCTCTTCTACttattcaaataaatttaaaCAACTGTTGTAAGAGGAGTAAAGATTCTGTAATCAAAAGGTAAGGATAGGCAGCATATGGGGGGTATTAAGGGTATTATCCCTATGATAAGATTGTCAGGGACCAATCCAGATGGGGAAATGATAGATTGTCCCTTAACTTTAGTAAAGGCCAGAATAGAAGCTAAAGTCTAGgggaaagaaaaggaggaggaggaagatgaagaCAAATAATAAAGAAAGCAGTGATTGGAAGCAACTATTTCTCTGCTATAAAGTCACCTTTTTTCTTtgataagaagaagaagaagaagaaggtggCCTTAGATATTCTTTTGCATATGTAGTAAAAAAAGCCATGAGATTTCATAGTTATCTAGTTGTTGTCGCTATATGATGTTCTTACCTCTAACGAACTCGGAGTACCAAAGGCCTGCAGCCAAACAATTAATCAATGAATCTCGTGTCCAATTTGCATGGTCAAAATTCTTTATTTGGTTGTATTGCATTCTTCACCTTCTCGGAAAAAGTGATATACACATGAATCAAATGCATGCGTCTTCTTTGGAATAATCTTGAATGATGCCCTGTTTCATTCCGTGATACTGCAAGCATCGTTATGTTTTCTCCTGTGTTGCCTTTGCTCCGTTCTGCCTTTGATAGGCGACTG from Punica granatum isolate Tunisia-2019 chromosome 3, ASM765513v2, whole genome shotgun sequence includes:
- the LOC116198745 gene encoding aquaporin TIP1-3-like; its protein translation is MPISRIAIVSLAEAGRAGALKAAISEFILAIIFVFAGEGSGMAFNKLTDNGSSTPAGLISAALAHVFGLVAVVSAGFHISGGHVNPAVTFGTFVGGHITLFRSILHWIAQCLGSVVACLLHQFSTGGLETPAFSLSSGVSAWNALVFEIVMTFGLLYTVYATALDPKKGDIGILAPMTIACIAGANILAGGAFEGASMNPAISFGPAVASRSWDSHWVYWLGPFLGASIAAIVYNNLFIKPSTHETLPSSEI
- the LOC116198746 gene encoding very-long-chain (3R)-3-hydroxyacyl-CoA dehydratase 2; protein product: MSSPVKLYLLAYNSLQTIGWAVSLCRILISLATTKSVAGSYAAAGDLICLLQTVAFMEVLHGALGIVPSGVLFPLMQWGGRMHFLLAIVRRISEVQQLPSIFITFLAWSLSDIIRYLHYALNTLGSCPPWITYIRYTAFIVLYPLGMAPGEMLIMIKALPIVKMTNLYADFFSGLPFNYYDFLRVLLLVYPFLWLKLYLHLFKQRRSKLGKSHRNKKE
- the LOC116200827 gene encoding transcription factor MYB59 isoform X1; the protein is MKTVQEETRKGPWTEQEDLQLVCFVGLFGDRRWDFIAKVSGLNRTGKSCRLRWVNYLHPDLKRGKMTPQEERLVLELHSKWGNRWSRIARKLPGRTDNEIKNYWRTHMRKKAQERKRAMSASSSSSSSSNSSSASGNPTVESIQSTETGEESFYDTGGITTVSTEQKSEELEKGEEGYSMDDIWKEIALSEDKNMTSVYDGCYSEEGCNFSCPPMASPSWGYSSNALWHMDDEGNKLFPFVNDQLFSCYDIVRESLLTAEL
- the LOC116200827 gene encoding transcription factor MYB48 isoform X2 encodes the protein MTPQEERLVLELHSKWGNRWSRIARKLPGRTDNEIKNYWRTHMRKKAQERKRAMSASSSSSSSSNSSSASGNPTVESIQSTETGEESFYDTGGITTVSTEQKSEELEKGEEGYSMDDIWKEIALSEDKNMTSVYDGCYSEEGCNFSCPPMASPSWGYSSNALWHMDDEGNKLFPFVNDQLFSCYDIVRESLLTAEL
- the LOC116200827 gene encoding transcription factor MYB59 isoform X3, with the translated sequence MKTVQEETRKGPWTEQEDLQLVCFVGLFGDRRWDFIAKVSGLKVAGDNNRTGKSCRLRWVNYLHPDLKRGKMTPQEERLVLELHSKWGNRWSRIARKLPGRTDNEIKNYWRTHMRKKAQERKRAMSASSSSSSSSNSSSASGNPTVESIQSTETGEESFYDTGGITTVSTEQKSEELEKGEEGYSMDDIWKEIALSEDKNMTSVYDGCYSEEGCNFSCPPMASPSWGYSSNALWHMDDEGNKLFPFVNDQLFSCYDIVRESLLTAEL